Proteins encoded within one genomic window of Halodesulfurarchaeum formicicum:
- a CDS encoding DUF7097 family protein has protein sequence MKRTPTGTSVGVDDPYAHAGPCDHVTSEGRCRFPLDHPGADPTFADRRRAADFECLVGAAERDWQDCPHYRDTSTAEKCARCGLEERRQAHEDSRPLLEAHHLVYPDEKAVSHEITVTLCRWCHAAVHDSWGRIDDDANPAPEALAAAEARRSEELSELSFESAADRFDREP, from the coding sequence GTGAAGCGGACGCCAACGGGAACCAGCGTTGGAGTCGATGACCCCTACGCCCACGCGGGGCCCTGCGATCACGTCACGAGCGAGGGGCGGTGTCGATTCCCGCTGGACCACCCCGGAGCGGACCCCACGTTCGCCGATCGACGGCGCGCGGCCGACTTCGAGTGTCTGGTCGGTGCGGCCGAGCGTGACTGGCAGGACTGTCCGCACTACCGGGACACGAGCACCGCCGAGAAATGTGCCCGCTGTGGGCTCGAAGAGCGTCGCCAGGCCCACGAGGACTCCCGGCCCCTGCTCGAAGCCCACCACCTCGTGTATCCCGACGAAAAAGCGGTCTCCCACGAGATCACGGTCACGCTCTGTCGCTGGTGTCACGCCGCCGTGCACGACTCCTGGGGACGAATCGACGACGACGCGAACCCGGCCCCCGAGGCCCTGGCCGCCGCGGAGGCCCGTCGGAGCGAGGAACTCTCGGAGCTGTCCTTCGAGTCGGCCGCGGACCGGTTCGATCGGGAGCCCTGA
- a CDS encoding GMP synthase subunit A — protein sequence MIDIHVIDNHGQFTHLEHRMLRDLDGVSTELIDNETPPEEIDADGLVLSGGPSIEETGNSAAYLDLDIPVLGICLGHQLIAQELGGEVGEGDYGGYADVEVRILSESDPLVGSLAPSIRTWASHADEVLTVPPGFERTAESDVCGVEAMSDTDRDIYGVQWHPEVAHTERGEELFANFRDICQ from the coding sequence ATGATCGATATCCACGTCATCGACAATCACGGCCAGTTCACCCATCTGGAGCACCGGATGCTCCGGGATCTCGATGGGGTCTCGACGGAACTGATCGACAACGAAACACCGCCCGAGGAGATCGACGCCGACGGGCTGGTGCTCTCCGGTGGCCCCTCGATCGAGGAGACGGGAAACTCGGCGGCGTACCTCGATCTGGACATCCCCGTGCTCGGTATCTGTCTGGGCCATCAGCTCATCGCTCAGGAACTCGGCGGCGAGGTCGGCGAGGGCGATTACGGCGGGTATGCCGACGTCGAGGTCCGGATCCTTTCCGAGTCGGATCCACTTGTCGGGTCGCTCGCGCCCTCGATTCGAACCTGGGCGAGCCACGCCGACGAAGTCCTGACGGTGCCCCCGGGCTTCGAGCGCACCGCCGAAAGCGACGTCTGTGGCGTCGAGGCGATGTCGGATACGGACCGGGATATCTACGGCGTGCAGTGGCACCCCGAGGTCGCCCACACCGAACGGGGCGAAGAGCTGTTCGCGAACTTCCGCGACATCTGTCAGTAA